In Streptantibioticus cattleyicolor NRRL 8057 = DSM 46488, a genomic segment contains:
- a CDS encoding endonuclease/exonuclease/phosphatase family protein codes for MTAPVEDLPASRTEPDGSAVVRVLSYNVRSMRDDREALARVVRACAPDVLCLQEAPRFFRWRKRAAWLGRRTGLVTVAGGATTAGPMIMTTLRAHVVRTEEILLPRTPGLHQRGLATAVLRFGAARLHVVSCHLSLDATERRRQGRLVLENVAASGEPHAVVAGDLNDTPQGHTFGHLAAELQDAWATRPWGGEHTSAPRAPRQRIDAVLATQGVEILACGVPTPLPGITPADLVAATDHLPVLAALRIPPTK; via the coding sequence GTGACCGCACCCGTGGAGGACCTGCCCGCGTCCCGGACCGAGCCGGACGGTTCGGCCGTCGTGCGCGTCCTCAGCTACAACGTGCGGTCGATGCGCGACGACCGCGAGGCGCTGGCCCGGGTCGTCCGCGCCTGCGCCCCCGACGTGCTCTGCCTCCAGGAGGCGCCGCGCTTCTTCCGCTGGCGCAAGCGGGCGGCGTGGCTGGGCCGCCGCACCGGCCTGGTCACCGTCGCCGGCGGGGCGACCACGGCCGGCCCGATGATCATGACCACGCTGCGGGCCCACGTCGTCCGCACCGAGGAGATCCTGCTGCCCCGCACCCCCGGCCTCCACCAGCGCGGCCTGGCCACCGCCGTCCTGCGGTTCGGGGCGGCCCGGCTGCACGTCGTCAGCTGCCACCTGAGCCTGGACGCCACCGAACGCCGCCGTCAGGGCCGACTGGTACTGGAGAACGTCGCCGCGAGCGGCGAACCCCACGCCGTCGTCGCCGGCGACCTCAACGACACCCCCCAGGGCCACACCTTCGGCCACCTCGCCGCCGAACTCCAGGACGCCTGGGCCACCCGCCCCTGGGGCGGCGAACACACCTCCGCCCCCCGCGCCCCCCGGCAGCGCATCGACGCCGTCCTCGCCACCCAGGGCGTCGAGATCCTCGCCTGCGGCGTCCCCACGCCCCTCCCCGGCATCACCCCCGCCGACCTCGTCGCCGCCACCGACCACCTCCCCGTCCTCGCCGCCCTCCGCATCCCGCCGACGAAGTAG
- a CDS encoding SRPBCC family protein — protein sequence MAEHTRSSITIEAAPAEVMRVIADFARYPEWTGEVKQAEILDTDEQGRARRVRLVLDAGAIKDDHTLAYTWGGPDQVSWSLVKSQMLRTLDGSYTLVPVQGGHRTEVTYQLTVDVKIPMLGMIKRKAEKVIIDRALAGLKKRVEETGTAAGGETGTDG from the coding sequence ATGGCGGAACACACCAGGTCGAGCATCACCATCGAGGCGGCCCCGGCCGAGGTCATGCGGGTGATCGCGGACTTCGCCCGTTACCCGGAATGGACCGGCGAGGTCAAGCAGGCGGAGATCCTCGACACCGACGAGCAGGGCCGGGCCCGCCGGGTCCGCCTGGTCCTCGACGCCGGCGCCATCAAGGACGACCACACCCTCGCCTACACCTGGGGCGGCCCCGACCAGGTCAGCTGGTCGCTGGTGAAGTCCCAGATGCTGCGCACCCTCGACGGCTCCTACACCCTCGTCCCGGTCCAGGGCGGCCACCGCACCGAGGTCACCTACCAGCTCACCGTCGACGTCAAGATCCCCATGCTCGGCATGATCAAGCGCAAGGCGGAGAAGGTCATCATCGACCGGGCGCTGGCCGGGCTGAAGAAGCGCGTCGAGGAGACCGGCACCGCGGCGGGCGGCGAGACCGGCACGGACGGCTGA
- a CDS encoding ROK family glucokinase — MGLTIGVDIGGTKIAAGVVDEEGTILDTCKVPTPPTPEGVIDAIADAVRTVSTDHQVEAVGIGAAGYVDNKRATVLFAPNINWRHETLKDKVEQRVGLPVVVENDANAAAWGEYRFGAGQGHDDVVCITLGTGLGGGIIIGGRLHRGRFGVAGEFGHIRVVPDGLLCGCGSQGCWEQYASGRALVRYARQRAAATPDAAKILLGLGDGTPETIEGKHISEAARQGDPVAVDSFRELARWAGAGLADLASLFDPSAFIVGGGVSDEGDLVLDPIRKSFRRWLVGGRWRPHAQVLAAQLGGKAGLVGAADLARQG; from the coding sequence ATGGGACTCACCATCGGCGTCGACATCGGCGGTACCAAGATCGCGGCCGGTGTGGTCGACGAAGAGGGCACGATTCTCGACACCTGCAAGGTGCCGACCCCGCCGACGCCCGAGGGCGTCATCGACGCCATCGCCGACGCGGTGCGCACCGTGAGCACCGACCACCAGGTCGAGGCGGTCGGCATCGGCGCCGCCGGATACGTCGACAACAAGCGCGCCACCGTGCTCTTCGCGCCCAACATCAACTGGCGCCACGAGACGCTCAAGGACAAGGTCGAGCAGCGCGTCGGCCTCCCCGTGGTGGTGGAGAACGACGCCAACGCCGCCGCCTGGGGCGAATACCGCTTCGGCGCCGGCCAGGGCCACGACGACGTCGTCTGCATCACCCTGGGCACCGGACTCGGCGGCGGCATCATCATCGGCGGCCGGCTCCACCGCGGCCGGTTCGGCGTGGCCGGCGAGTTCGGCCACATCCGGGTGGTCCCGGACGGCCTGCTGTGCGGCTGCGGCAGCCAGGGCTGCTGGGAGCAGTACGCCTCCGGGCGCGCCCTGGTGCGGTACGCCCGGCAGCGCGCGGCGGCCACCCCGGACGCCGCCAAGATCCTGCTGGGCCTGGGTGACGGCACCCCGGAGACCATCGAGGGCAAGCACATCAGCGAGGCCGCCCGGCAGGGCGACCCGGTGGCCGTCGACTCCTTCCGGGAGCTGGCCCGTTGGGCCGGCGCGGGCCTGGCCGACCTCGCCTCGCTCTTCGACCCGTCCGCGTTCATCGTGGGCGGCGGCGTCTCCGACGAGGGCGACCTGGTGCTCGACCCGATCCGCAAGTCGTTCCGCCGCTGGCTGGTCGGCGGCCGGTGGCGTCCGCACGCCCAGGTGCTCGCCGCCCAGCTCGGCGGCAAGGCGGGCCTGGTGGGCGCCGCCGACCTCGCCCGTCAGGGCTGA
- a CDS encoding mannosyltransferase family protein has protein sequence MTISSVKVRRAAVAAGPPLLVWGAAAALQLLMLAWLHTRPDDWLRAALTPWDNQFYVQIAEHGYPHALSYDEHGALAGSPLAFFPLYPAVIAVVAGVTGADGADASVVAAWLASAAAAVVVHRLGLRLYGPRAALALVVLVFTQPMAVTLWIGYSESLFLLLAAGCLLAAHREAWLTAGALALLAGLTRSTGAAVAVALAVAAVAATRRRRRVEWRAVAGPVVGALGVPGYLAWVGWRTGRPDAWFAIQRAGWQTAWDWGAATWRFLADTLRRGHDWVPMVTAVLLVALAAAVVTALLRGTWPPLAVYGVLILVLTVGQTNYYHSKPRLLVPALLTLVPVAAACARPPWRTKVPALVALALFGTWFGAYMLTDWIYAI, from the coding sequence GTGACGATCTCCTCGGTGAAGGTACGGCGGGCGGCGGTGGCGGCCGGGCCGCCGCTGCTGGTGTGGGGTGCCGCCGCGGCGCTCCAGCTGCTGATGCTGGCCTGGCTGCACACCCGCCCCGACGACTGGCTGCGGGCCGCGCTGACGCCCTGGGACAACCAGTTCTACGTGCAGATCGCCGAGCACGGCTACCCGCACGCGCTGTCGTACGACGAGCACGGCGCGCTGGCCGGCAGCCCGCTGGCGTTCTTCCCGCTGTACCCGGCGGTGATCGCGGTGGTGGCGGGGGTCACGGGGGCGGACGGGGCCGACGCGTCGGTGGTCGCGGCGTGGCTGGCGTCGGCGGCGGCGGCCGTGGTGGTGCACCGGCTGGGGCTGCGGCTGTACGGGCCGCGGGCGGCGCTGGCGCTGGTGGTGCTGGTGTTCACCCAGCCGATGGCGGTGACGTTGTGGATCGGCTACTCGGAGAGCCTGTTCCTGCTGCTGGCCGCGGGCTGTCTGCTGGCGGCGCACCGTGAGGCGTGGCTGACGGCCGGGGCGCTGGCGCTGCTGGCCGGGCTGACCCGTTCCACCGGGGCCGCGGTGGCGGTGGCGCTGGCGGTCGCCGCGGTGGCCGCGACGCGCCGGCGGCGGCGGGTGGAGTGGCGGGCGGTGGCCGGTCCGGTGGTGGGCGCGCTCGGCGTGCCGGGGTACCTGGCCTGGGTGGGGTGGCGCACCGGGCGGCCGGACGCCTGGTTCGCGATCCAGCGGGCGGGGTGGCAGACCGCGTGGGACTGGGGTGCGGCGACCTGGCGGTTCCTGGCGGACACGCTGCGCCGCGGCCACGACTGGGTGCCGATGGTGACCGCGGTGCTGCTGGTGGCGCTGGCCGCGGCCGTGGTGACGGCGCTGCTGCGCGGGACGTGGCCGCCGCTGGCCGTCTACGGGGTGCTGATCCTCGTGCTGACCGTGGGGCAGACCAACTACTACCACTCCAAGCCGCGGCTGCTGGTGCCCGCGCTGCTGACGCTGGTGCCGGTGGCCGCCGCGTGTGCCCGGCCCCCCTGGCGCACCAAGGTCCCGGCGCTGGTGGCGCTGGCGTTGTTCGGCACCTGGTTCGGGGCGTACATGCTCACCGACTGGATCTACGCGATCTGA
- a CDS encoding ArsA family ATPase — protein sequence MRTILITGLGGAGRTTTAAATALAAARDGARTLLVTEDAAIAAPLADAPGLTVRRTDGAGAFRERAAGFQQRLGGLFDLLGAEPLDPEEFTEPPGADSFALLHALRTADGYDVVVADLPPLPHALSLLALPEQLRRYLARLLPPERQAARALRPMLAQLAGVPMPAQWLYETAARWDAELAAVQAVLGSAATTVRLVAEPGPAAAERIPAALTGLALFGHRLDGVVANRMLPDGSDDPFLADLADSRRRHLKTLRAAPDADGVPVHELPHLGGEPLGPDGLARLALPALAPAGHPRPGPAGDPWTVEDRLADEGLLLWRLPLPCADRDGLDLVRRGDELVVDAAGFRRIVPLPSALRRCTVAGAALRDGALQVRFTPDPALWPR from the coding sequence TTGCGCACCATCCTGATCACCGGCCTCGGCGGCGCCGGACGCACCACCACGGCCGCCGCCACCGCGCTGGCCGCCGCCCGGGACGGCGCCCGCACCCTGCTGGTCACCGAGGACGCCGCGATCGCCGCGCCGCTCGCCGACGCCCCCGGGCTCACCGTGCGCCGCACCGACGGCGCCGGCGCCTTCCGGGAGCGCGCGGCCGGCTTCCAGCAGCGCCTCGGCGGCCTGTTCGACCTGCTCGGCGCCGAACCGCTGGACCCGGAGGAGTTCACCGAACCCCCCGGCGCCGACTCCTTCGCGCTGCTGCACGCGCTGCGCACGGCCGACGGGTACGACGTGGTGGTGGCCGACCTGCCGCCGCTGCCGCACGCCCTGTCGCTGCTCGCCCTGCCCGAACAGCTCCGCCGCTACCTGGCCCGGCTGCTGCCGCCGGAACGCCAGGCCGCCCGCGCGCTGCGCCCGATGCTCGCCCAGCTCGCCGGGGTGCCGATGCCCGCCCAGTGGCTCTACGAGACCGCCGCCCGCTGGGACGCCGAACTCGCCGCCGTCCAGGCCGTACTGGGCTCGGCGGCCACCACCGTGCGGCTGGTGGCCGAGCCCGGCCCGGCCGCCGCCGAGCGGATACCCGCCGCCCTGACCGGGCTCGCCCTCTTCGGCCACCGGCTCGACGGCGTGGTCGCCAACCGGATGCTGCCGGACGGCTCCGACGACCCGTTCCTCGCCGACCTCGCCGACAGCCGCCGCCGGCACCTGAAGACGCTGCGCGCCGCGCCCGACGCGGACGGCGTCCCCGTCCACGAACTGCCGCACCTGGGCGGCGAACCGCTCGGCCCGGACGGCCTCGCCCGGCTCGCGCTGCCCGCCCTCGCCCCCGCCGGCCATCCCCGCCCCGGACCGGCCGGCGACCCCTGGACGGTGGAGGACCGCCTTGCCGACGAAGGGCTGCTGCTGTGGCGGCTGCCGCTGCCCTGCGCCGACCGCGACGGCCTGGACCTGGTGCGCCGCGGGGACGAACTCGTGGTGGACGCCGCCGGGTTCCGGCGCATCGTGCCGCTGCCGTCCGCGCTGCGCCGGTGCACGGTGGCCGGGGCCGCGCTGCGGGACGGCGCGCTCCAGGTGCGCTTCACCCCCGACCCCGCCCTGTGGCCCCGCTGA
- a CDS encoding AMP-dependent synthetase/ligase, with amino-acid sequence MREFSLPALYEVPADGNLTDLIRRNAAQHPDVAVLARKVAGRWQDVTSAGFLAEVRSAAKGLIASGVQPGDRVALMSHTRYEWTLLDFAIWSAGAVTVPVYETSSAEQVEWILGDSGAVACVVETEAHEAVVESVRERLPQLKNVWRIEAGAVETLGAAGSDVGDERVDERSAIADADSPATIVYTSGTTGRPKGCVLTHRSFFAECGNVVARLGPLFRTGHSSVLLFLPLAHVLGRLVEVACVMAPIKLGHVSDIKHLTDELAAFRPTMVLGVPRVFEKVYNSARAQAQAQGKGKIFDKAVETAIEYSRALDTPAGPGLGLRLRHKLFDRLVFAKLRAVLGGRATHAISGGAPLGERLGHFYRGIGFTVLEGYGLTESCAATAFNPYDRTKIGTVGQPLPGSVVRIADDGEVLLHGEHLFTGYWNNEKATAQALEDGWFHTGDLGTLDEDGYLTITGRKKEIIVTAGGKNVAPAVIEDRIRAHALIAECMVVGDGRPFVGALITLDADFLPRWAEQHGKPAGATAAELRDDPDLLAEVQRAVDDGNSAVSRAEAVKKFRILPAQFTEESGHVTPSLKLKRNVVLRDFADEIEAIYAK; translated from the coding sequence TTGCGCGAGTTCAGCCTTCCGGCCCTGTACGAGGTCCCCGCGGACGGCAACCTGACGGATCTCATCCGCCGCAACGCCGCTCAGCATCCCGATGTCGCCGTACTCGCCCGCAAGGTCGCCGGGCGCTGGCAGGACGTGACCTCGGCCGGCTTCCTCGCCGAGGTGCGCTCCGCCGCCAAGGGCCTGATCGCCTCCGGGGTGCAGCCCGGTGACCGGGTGGCGCTGATGTCGCACACCCGTTACGAGTGGACGCTGCTGGACTTCGCCATCTGGAGCGCGGGCGCGGTCACCGTCCCGGTCTACGAGACCTCCTCGGCCGAGCAGGTCGAGTGGATCCTGGGCGACTCCGGCGCGGTGGCCTGCGTGGTGGAGACCGAGGCCCACGAGGCGGTCGTGGAGTCGGTGCGGGAGCGGCTGCCGCAGCTGAAGAACGTGTGGCGGATCGAGGCCGGCGCGGTCGAGACGCTCGGCGCGGCCGGCAGCGACGTGGGCGACGAGCGGGTGGACGAGCGCAGCGCGATCGCCGACGCCGACTCGCCGGCCACCATCGTCTACACCTCGGGCACCACCGGCCGCCCCAAGGGGTGCGTGCTGACCCACCGCAGCTTCTTCGCCGAGTGCGGCAACGTGGTGGCCCGGCTGGGGCCGCTGTTCCGTACCGGGCACTCCTCGGTGCTGCTCTTCCTGCCGCTCGCCCACGTGCTGGGCCGGCTGGTCGAGGTGGCCTGCGTGATGGCCCCGATCAAGCTGGGCCACGTCAGCGACATCAAGCACCTCACCGACGAACTCGCCGCGTTCCGGCCCACGATGGTGCTGGGGGTGCCGCGGGTCTTCGAGAAGGTCTACAACTCGGCGCGGGCGCAGGCCCAGGCGCAGGGCAAGGGGAAGATCTTCGACAAGGCGGTCGAGACCGCGATCGAGTACAGCCGGGCGCTGGACACCCCGGCCGGGCCGGGGCTCGGCCTGCGGCTGCGGCACAAGCTCTTCGACCGGCTGGTCTTCGCCAAGCTGCGGGCGGTGCTCGGCGGCCGGGCCACCCACGCCATCTCCGGCGGCGCCCCGCTCGGCGAGCGCCTGGGCCACTTCTACCGCGGGATCGGCTTCACCGTGCTGGAGGGGTACGGCCTCACCGAGTCCTGCGCGGCCACCGCGTTCAACCCGTACGACCGGACGAAGATCGGCACCGTGGGGCAGCCGCTGCCCGGCAGCGTGGTGCGGATCGCCGACGACGGCGAGGTGCTGCTCCACGGCGAGCACCTGTTCACCGGGTACTGGAACAACGAGAAGGCCACCGCGCAGGCGCTGGAGGACGGCTGGTTCCACACCGGCGACCTCGGCACGCTGGACGAGGACGGCTATCTGACGATCACCGGCCGCAAGAAGGAGATCATCGTCACCGCGGGCGGCAAGAACGTGGCGCCGGCCGTCATCGAGGACCGGATCCGGGCGCACGCCCTGATCGCCGAGTGCATGGTGGTCGGCGACGGCCGCCCGTTCGTCGGCGCGCTGATCACCCTGGACGCGGACTTCCTGCCGCGGTGGGCCGAGCAGCACGGCAAGCCCGCCGGTGCGACGGCGGCCGAGCTGCGCGACGACCCCGACCTCCTCGCCGAGGTGCAGCGCGCGGTGGACGACGGCAACTCGGCGGTGTCACGGGCCGAGGCGGTCAAGAAGTTCCGCATCCTGCCCGCCCAGTTCACCGAGGAGTCCGGGCACGTCACCCCGTCGCTGAAGCTCAAGCGCAACGTGGTGCTGCGGGACTTCGCCGACGAGATCGAGGCGATCTACGCCAAGTGA
- a CDS encoding metallophosphoesterase family protein, translating to MRVHVVSDVHGAADALATAGDGADALVCLGDLILFLDYADHSRGIFPDLFGTENADRIVELRTARRFTEARELSRRLWDGIDRTAAVEAAVRRQYEQMFAVLPTPTYATYGNVDMPQLWPEYAGPGTTVLDGETVEIGGRTFGFVGGGLRTPMRTPFEIDDETYAAKVAALGPVDVLCSHIPPAVPELCYDTVARRFERGSEALLEAIHTVRPKYALFGHVHQPLTRRMRIGATECVNVGHFNATRTPYVLRW from the coding sequence ATGCGGGTCCATGTCGTCAGTGACGTCCACGGCGCGGCCGACGCCCTCGCCACCGCGGGCGACGGCGCGGACGCCCTCGTCTGCCTCGGCGACCTCATCCTGTTCCTGGACTACGCCGACCACTCGCGCGGCATCTTCCCCGACCTGTTCGGCACCGAGAACGCCGACCGCATCGTCGAACTGCGCACCGCCCGCCGCTTCACCGAGGCCCGTGAGCTGTCCCGGCGGCTGTGGGACGGCATCGACCGCACCGCCGCCGTGGAGGCCGCGGTCCGCCGGCAGTACGAGCAGATGTTCGCCGTGCTGCCCACCCCCACCTACGCCACCTACGGCAACGTGGACATGCCGCAGCTGTGGCCGGAGTACGCCGGCCCGGGCACCACCGTGCTCGACGGCGAGACCGTGGAGATCGGCGGCCGGACCTTCGGCTTCGTCGGCGGCGGACTGCGCACCCCGATGCGCACCCCGTTCGAGATCGACGACGAGACCTACGCCGCCAAGGTGGCCGCCCTCGGCCCGGTGGACGTGCTCTGCTCGCACATCCCGCCCGCGGTGCCCGAGCTGTGCTACGACACCGTGGCCCGCCGCTTCGAGCGCGGCAGCGAGGCGCTGCTGGAGGCGATACACACCGTCCGCCCCAAGTACGCCCTCTTCGGCCACGTCCACCAGCCGCTCACCCGGCGGATGCGGATCGGCGCCACCGAGTGCGTCAACGTCGGCCACTTCAACGCCACCCGCACCCCGTACGTCCTGCGGTGGTGA
- a CDS encoding glycosyltransferase family 4 protein, with protein sequence MDKTLIVTNDFPPRPGGIQAFVHSMAVRLDPGKVVVYASTWQDKAAVAAFDAEQPFPVVRDTTTMLLPTPRATRRAAELLREHGCGSVWFGAAAPLGLMAPALRAAGARRIVATTHGHEAGWAQLPGARAVLRRIGEGTDTITYLGEYTRSRIAPVLTPRAASRMVQLPPGVDEKTFHAGSGGPELRERLGLAGRPVAVCVSRLVRRKGQDTLIRAMPEILRRVPDTVLLIVGGGPYRDDLGKLAAATGVADAVRFTGPVEWSELPAHFGAGDVFAMPCRTRRGGLDVEGLGIVYLEASATGLPVVAGDSGGAPDAVLDGETGWVVPGGDPAAAADRIATLLADPELRARMGRRGRRWVEESWRWDLLAERLRSLL encoded by the coding sequence ATGGACAAGACCCTGATCGTCACCAACGACTTCCCGCCGCGCCCGGGCGGCATCCAGGCGTTCGTGCACTCCATGGCGGTGCGGCTGGACCCGGGCAAGGTCGTGGTGTACGCCTCGACGTGGCAGGACAAGGCGGCGGTCGCGGCGTTCGACGCCGAGCAGCCGTTCCCGGTGGTGCGCGACACCACCACCATGCTGCTGCCGACGCCGCGGGCCACCCGGCGGGCGGCGGAGCTGCTGCGGGAACACGGCTGCGGCTCGGTGTGGTTCGGGGCCGCCGCGCCGCTCGGCCTGATGGCGCCCGCGCTGCGCGCCGCCGGGGCCCGGCGGATCGTCGCCACCACCCACGGCCACGAGGCCGGCTGGGCCCAACTGCCCGGCGCCCGCGCGGTATTGCGGCGGATCGGCGAGGGCACCGACACCATCACCTACCTCGGCGAGTACACCCGCTCGCGGATAGCGCCGGTGCTCACCCCCCGGGCCGCCTCCCGCATGGTGCAACTGCCGCCCGGGGTGGACGAGAAGACCTTCCACGCCGGCTCCGGCGGCCCCGAGCTGCGCGAACGGCTCGGCCTGGCCGGCCGCCCGGTGGCGGTCTGCGTCTCCCGGCTGGTGCGCCGCAAGGGGCAGGACACGCTGATCCGCGCGATGCCGGAGATCCTGCGCCGGGTGCCGGACACCGTGCTGCTGATCGTCGGCGGCGGCCCCTACCGCGACGACCTGGGCAAGCTCGCCGCCGCCACCGGGGTCGCCGACGCGGTGCGCTTCACCGGCCCCGTCGAATGGTCCGAACTGCCCGCCCACTTCGGCGCCGGCGACGTCTTCGCCATGCCCTGCCGCACCCGCCGCGGCGGCCTGGACGTGGAGGGGCTCGGCATCGTCTACCTGGAGGCGTCGGCCACCGGGCTGCCGGTGGTGGCCGGCGACTCCGGCGGTGCCCCCGACGCCGTCCTGGACGGCGAGACCGGCTGGGTGGTGCCCGGCGGCGACCCGGCAGCCGCCGCCGACCGGATCGCCACCCTGCTCGCCGACCCCGAACTGCGCGCCCGCATGGGCCGGCGCGGACGCCGCTGGGTGGAGGAGTCCTGGCGCTGGGACCTGCTGGCCGAACGCCTCAGGTCGCTGCTGTGA
- a CDS encoding DUF5304 domain-containing protein yields the protein MSEGTDRPNPEADADAWARACAEDLAAEQARRRGATGDRPGTAAEELRKLAEAVVEKVSELGSPAAATAAHTVIAQVKAVTDTVRERNPEVFEHLSAAGGEILAAYRAMVRGQESRWTRTRDRATEPGPTPRSDRPSDGGEPSGPEHIDLD from the coding sequence ATGAGCGAAGGCACGGACCGTCCGAACCCCGAGGCGGACGCCGACGCGTGGGCACGGGCGTGCGCCGAGGACCTCGCGGCGGAACAGGCCAGGCGCCGCGGCGCGACCGGCGACCGGCCCGGCACCGCCGCCGAGGAACTGCGTAAACTCGCCGAAGCCGTGGTCGAAAAGGTGTCCGAACTGGGCAGCCCCGCCGCGGCCACCGCCGCGCACACCGTGATCGCTCAGGTGAAGGCCGTCACCGACACCGTACGGGAACGCAACCCGGAGGTGTTCGAGCACCTCAGCGCGGCCGGCGGGGAGATCCTGGCGGCCTACCGGGCCATGGTCCGCGGCCAGGAGAGCCGCTGGACCCGCACCCGCGACCGGGCCACCGAACCGGGCCCCACCCCTCGTTCCGACCGCCCTTCCGACGGCGGCGAGCCTTCAGGACCTGAACACATCGACCTCGACTGA